The following proteins come from a genomic window of Salminus brasiliensis chromosome 15, fSalBra1.hap2, whole genome shotgun sequence:
- the LOC140535956 gene encoding uncharacterized protein isoform X3: MLKSTGGNPDGLQRLELESEQEIISVLTASHVSEDGYHYDTQQTKEIISARYHWPDMSNRIKTWVDGCEQCVKTDNGGSGVRSTCGPTAYLDKAPLKANNDFRVSGATSVLSEVQDITEPKASIATDFKKQTTSSGNGGRSLQCPYCYFQCNTKCSFQIHVGSQHPLHCEDMSVGHLGKVIFYQRTAKLFHCYICFFTSKDYAKLFDHMLVKHSFSGKAQRKDPTSGSKRKADEAKERCGASKDSKDSDSSEVGHGEASEQDKDTSPRMQAASLMDVDTKASLTQGPLKTEEGQSMEGGANEDSSISGNSIKRKRSSASCSEDEDDEEDEEDELDSSQAAKEEKNAAIMKYTEHLSTRYYYCKFCKWRSKKKGFLLYHVSHKHDVPKPHACKECSKTFMLETLLTKHVKMFHKQGLYQCPFCPFESNFLRGIRRHLNNCRGEEEGEAEGRIHTEGKP; this comes from the exons ATGCTAAAGAGCACAG GAGGAAACCCTGATGGACTACAGCGGTTGGAGCTGGAATCCGAACAGGAGATCATTTCAGTTCTTACAGCTTCGCATGTTAGTGAAGATGGTTATCATTATGACACCCAACAGACGAAAGAGATCATTTCTGCGCGCTATCACTGGCCCGATATGTCAAACCGTATTAAAACATGG gtaGATGGATGTGAGCAATGTGTAAAAACAGATAATGGAGGTTCTGGAGTTAGATCTACGTGTGGTCCAACTGCTTACCTAGAT AAAGCACCTCTAAAAGCCAACAATGACTTTAGAGTTTCAGGAGCAACATCTGTTCTTAGTGAAGTTCAGGACATCACTGAACCTAAGGCCTCAATCGCAACAGACTTCAAGAAGCAGACGACAAGCTCTGGAAACGGAGGCAGATCCCTGCAGTGTCCCTACTGCTACTTCCAATGCAACACCAAATGCTCATTCCAAATCCACGTTGGCTCCCAGCACCCCCTCCACTGTGAAGACATGTCTGTGGGCCACTTGGGTAAAGTTATCTTCTACCAGCGGACCGCCAAGCTCTTCCACTGCTACATCTGCTTCTTCACGTCAAAAGACTATGCCAAACTTTTCGACCACATGTTGGTCAAGCACTCCTTCTCTGGCAAAGCACAACGGAAGGATCCGACTTCGGGGTCAAAGCGCAAAGCTGACGAGGCCAAGGAAAGATGTGGTGCCAGTAAGGACAGCAAAGATTCTGATTCGTCCGAGGTCGGACATGGGGAAGCAAGCGAGCAGGACAAGGACACTAGTCCCAGGATGCAAGCCGCCAGCTTGATGGATGTAGACACTAAAGCATCACTAACGCAAGGCCCTCTAAAAACGGAAGAAGGACAGAGCATGGAGGGGGGAGCCAACGAGGACTCCAGCATTTCTGGCAATTCCATAAAGCGGAAGCGAAGCTCTGCATCTTGCAGTGAGGATGAAGACGACGAAGAGGATGAAGAGGATGAGTTGGACAGCAGCCAGGCAGCTAAAGAGGAGAAAAATGCGGCCATTATGAAATACACTGAGCACTTGAGCACCCGCTATTACTACTGCAAGTTTTGCAAGTGGCGCTCCAAGAAAAAAGGCTTTTTACTGTACCACGTCAGTCACAAGCATGATGTCCCCAAGCCGCACGCCTGCAAAGAGTGCAGCAAGACCTTCATGCTGGAAACCCTGCTGACCAAACATGTTAAGATGTTCCATAAACAGGGGCTTTACCAGTGCCCGTTCTGCCCTTTTGAGTCCAATTTTCTGCGGGGGATCCGCCGTCACCTCAATAACTGtagaggggaggaggagggtgagGCGGAAGGACGCATACATACTGAAGGAAAGCCATAA
- the LOC140535956 gene encoding uncharacterized protein isoform X1, with protein MMAKKMHHPKGFAAEHCCVPLCGATSKYNTVLSFHSFPSDDGLRKTWLVSVRRDNFPLKSNARVCSRHFRPEDITDRKESGGRRRLKKGAVPVLFPWNNYCDGGNPDGLQRLELESEQEIISVLTASHVSEDGYHYDTQQTKEIISARYHWPDMSNRIKTWVDGCEQCVKTDNGGSGVRSTCGPTAYLDKAPLKANNDFRVSGATSVLSEVQDITEPKASIATDFKKQTTSSGNGGRSLQCPYCYFQCNTKCSFQIHVGSQHPLHCEDMSVGHLGKVIFYQRTAKLFHCYICFFTSKDYAKLFDHMLVKHSFSGKAQRKDPTSGSKRKADEAKERCGASKDSKDSDSSEVGHGEASEQDKDTSPRMQAASLMDVDTKASLTQGPLKTEEGQSMEGGANEDSSISGNSIKRKRSSASCSEDEDDEEDEEDELDSSQAAKEEKNAAIMKYTEHLSTRYYYCKFCKWRSKKKGFLLYHVSHKHDVPKPHACKECSKTFMLETLLTKHVKMFHKQGLYQCPFCPFESNFLRGIRRHLNNCRGEEEGEAEGRIHTEGKP; from the exons ATGATGGCCAAGAAGATGCACCATCCGAAGGGCTTCGCAGCTGAGCACTGCTGCGTCCCTCTGTGCGGAGCGACCTCAAAGTACAACACGGTGCTCAGCTTCCACAGTTTTCCGTCGGACGACGGCCTGCGGAAAACCTGGCTTGTCAGTGTACGCAGAGATAATTTCCCCCTAAAGTCAAACGCCCGAGTCTGCAGTCGTCATTTCAGGCCAGAGGATATTACAGACCGAAAAGAAAGTGGAGGTAGACGGAGGCTGAAAAAGGGCGCCGTGCCGGTGTTGTTTCCCTGGAACAACTACTGTGATG GAGGAAACCCTGATGGACTACAGCGGTTGGAGCTGGAATCCGAACAGGAGATCATTTCAGTTCTTACAGCTTCGCATGTTAGTGAAGATGGTTATCATTATGACACCCAACAGACGAAAGAGATCATTTCTGCGCGCTATCACTGGCCCGATATGTCAAACCGTATTAAAACATGG gtaGATGGATGTGAGCAATGTGTAAAAACAGATAATGGAGGTTCTGGAGTTAGATCTACGTGTGGTCCAACTGCTTACCTAGAT AAAGCACCTCTAAAAGCCAACAATGACTTTAGAGTTTCAGGAGCAACATCTGTTCTTAGTGAAGTTCAGGACATCACTGAACCTAAGGCCTCAATCGCAACAGACTTCAAGAAGCAGACGACAAGCTCTGGAAACGGAGGCAGATCCCTGCAGTGTCCCTACTGCTACTTCCAATGCAACACCAAATGCTCATTCCAAATCCACGTTGGCTCCCAGCACCCCCTCCACTGTGAAGACATGTCTGTGGGCCACTTGGGTAAAGTTATCTTCTACCAGCGGACCGCCAAGCTCTTCCACTGCTACATCTGCTTCTTCACGTCAAAAGACTATGCCAAACTTTTCGACCACATGTTGGTCAAGCACTCCTTCTCTGGCAAAGCACAACGGAAGGATCCGACTTCGGGGTCAAAGCGCAAAGCTGACGAGGCCAAGGAAAGATGTGGTGCCAGTAAGGACAGCAAAGATTCTGATTCGTCCGAGGTCGGACATGGGGAAGCAAGCGAGCAGGACAAGGACACTAGTCCCAGGATGCAAGCCGCCAGCTTGATGGATGTAGACACTAAAGCATCACTAACGCAAGGCCCTCTAAAAACGGAAGAAGGACAGAGCATGGAGGGGGGAGCCAACGAGGACTCCAGCATTTCTGGCAATTCCATAAAGCGGAAGCGAAGCTCTGCATCTTGCAGTGAGGATGAAGACGACGAAGAGGATGAAGAGGATGAGTTGGACAGCAGCCAGGCAGCTAAAGAGGAGAAAAATGCGGCCATTATGAAATACACTGAGCACTTGAGCACCCGCTATTACTACTGCAAGTTTTGCAAGTGGCGCTCCAAGAAAAAAGGCTTTTTACTGTACCACGTCAGTCACAAGCATGATGTCCCCAAGCCGCACGCCTGCAAAGAGTGCAGCAAGACCTTCATGCTGGAAACCCTGCTGACCAAACATGTTAAGATGTTCCATAAACAGGGGCTTTACCAGTGCCCGTTCTGCCCTTTTGAGTCCAATTTTCTGCGGGGGATCCGCCGTCACCTCAATAACTGtagaggggaggaggagggtgagGCGGAAGGACGCATACATACTGAAGGAAAGCCATAA
- the LOC140535956 gene encoding uncharacterized protein isoform X2: MMAKKMHHPKGFAAEHCCVPLCGATSKYNTVLSFHSFPSDDGLRKTWLVSVRRDNFPLKSNARVCSRHFRPEDITDRKESGGRRRLKKGAVPVLFPWNNYCDGGNPDGLQRLELESEQEIISVLTASHVSEDGYHYDTQQTKEIISARYHWPDMSNRIKTWKAPLKANNDFRVSGATSVLSEVQDITEPKASIATDFKKQTTSSGNGGRSLQCPYCYFQCNTKCSFQIHVGSQHPLHCEDMSVGHLGKVIFYQRTAKLFHCYICFFTSKDYAKLFDHMLVKHSFSGKAQRKDPTSGSKRKADEAKERCGASKDSKDSDSSEVGHGEASEQDKDTSPRMQAASLMDVDTKASLTQGPLKTEEGQSMEGGANEDSSISGNSIKRKRSSASCSEDEDDEEDEEDELDSSQAAKEEKNAAIMKYTEHLSTRYYYCKFCKWRSKKKGFLLYHVSHKHDVPKPHACKECSKTFMLETLLTKHVKMFHKQGLYQCPFCPFESNFLRGIRRHLNNCRGEEEGEAEGRIHTEGKP, from the exons ATGATGGCCAAGAAGATGCACCATCCGAAGGGCTTCGCAGCTGAGCACTGCTGCGTCCCTCTGTGCGGAGCGACCTCAAAGTACAACACGGTGCTCAGCTTCCACAGTTTTCCGTCGGACGACGGCCTGCGGAAAACCTGGCTTGTCAGTGTACGCAGAGATAATTTCCCCCTAAAGTCAAACGCCCGAGTCTGCAGTCGTCATTTCAGGCCAGAGGATATTACAGACCGAAAAGAAAGTGGAGGTAGACGGAGGCTGAAAAAGGGCGCCGTGCCGGTGTTGTTTCCCTGGAACAACTACTGTGATG GAGGAAACCCTGATGGACTACAGCGGTTGGAGCTGGAATCCGAACAGGAGATCATTTCAGTTCTTACAGCTTCGCATGTTAGTGAAGATGGTTATCATTATGACACCCAACAGACGAAAGAGATCATTTCTGCGCGCTATCACTGGCCCGATATGTCAAACCGTATTAAAACATGG AAAGCACCTCTAAAAGCCAACAATGACTTTAGAGTTTCAGGAGCAACATCTGTTCTTAGTGAAGTTCAGGACATCACTGAACCTAAGGCCTCAATCGCAACAGACTTCAAGAAGCAGACGACAAGCTCTGGAAACGGAGGCAGATCCCTGCAGTGTCCCTACTGCTACTTCCAATGCAACACCAAATGCTCATTCCAAATCCACGTTGGCTCCCAGCACCCCCTCCACTGTGAAGACATGTCTGTGGGCCACTTGGGTAAAGTTATCTTCTACCAGCGGACCGCCAAGCTCTTCCACTGCTACATCTGCTTCTTCACGTCAAAAGACTATGCCAAACTTTTCGACCACATGTTGGTCAAGCACTCCTTCTCTGGCAAAGCACAACGGAAGGATCCGACTTCGGGGTCAAAGCGCAAAGCTGACGAGGCCAAGGAAAGATGTGGTGCCAGTAAGGACAGCAAAGATTCTGATTCGTCCGAGGTCGGACATGGGGAAGCAAGCGAGCAGGACAAGGACACTAGTCCCAGGATGCAAGCCGCCAGCTTGATGGATGTAGACACTAAAGCATCACTAACGCAAGGCCCTCTAAAAACGGAAGAAGGACAGAGCATGGAGGGGGGAGCCAACGAGGACTCCAGCATTTCTGGCAATTCCATAAAGCGGAAGCGAAGCTCTGCATCTTGCAGTGAGGATGAAGACGACGAAGAGGATGAAGAGGATGAGTTGGACAGCAGCCAGGCAGCTAAAGAGGAGAAAAATGCGGCCATTATGAAATACACTGAGCACTTGAGCACCCGCTATTACTACTGCAAGTTTTGCAAGTGGCGCTCCAAGAAAAAAGGCTTTTTACTGTACCACGTCAGTCACAAGCATGATGTCCCCAAGCCGCACGCCTGCAAAGAGTGCAGCAAGACCTTCATGCTGGAAACCCTGCTGACCAAACATGTTAAGATGTTCCATAAACAGGGGCTTTACCAGTGCCCGTTCTGCCCTTTTGAGTCCAATTTTCTGCGGGGGATCCGCCGTCACCTCAATAACTGtagaggggaggaggagggtgagGCGGAAGGACGCATACATACTGAAGGAAAGCCATAA
- the LOC140536148 gene encoding P2Y purinoceptor 8-like, which produces MNSSSCDEIAVDVDNATQDALVSPLMTVAVPVVYIVGFVISTPCNIIALVLLCGHTKRATPTVIYSINLCLADLLYSITLPLQVDYHLRSNNWQFGSVVCGISTAAFYCNLCCSMVTTCVIALERYCGVVHPLKTRHLRSTRKAILTCLVIWAVILAFQIPYALCSFTLKVNQLNVTTCFDVIPKYVFGGLKGYVYFVTMYILFYLLPMVILVTCYYAVTRALRQTLDAGVHRSHKRTQVLVIVAALCFIVCYLPNMIVQPIHMVYRKRRQGIYAYYKFTLSLTSLNCCFDPFVYYFASTELRQALWRVLGRWNCCPNVGEDFVAMNLSEIPSTTRGNQNDSRTLIQSPSQ; this is translated from the exons ATGAACAGCAGTTCATGTGATGAAATAGCAGTCGATGTGGACAATGCTACACAGGACGCACTGGTCAGCCCTCTCATGACTGTTGCTGTACCTGTTGTCTACATAGTGGGGTTTGTTATCAGCACTCCGTGCAATATAATTGCCCTTGTTCTTCTCTGTGGCCATACGAAGCGTGCAACACCCACAGTTATCTATTCCATTAACCTCTGCCTTGCAGATCTGCTCTACAGCATCACGCTACCGCTCCAA GTGGACTATCATCTTCGAAGCAATAACTGGCAGTTTGGATCGGTGGTGTGTGGGATTTCAACAGCCGCCTTTTACTGCAACTTGTGCTGCTCGATGGTCACAACCTGTGTCATAGCTCTGGAGCGGTACTGTGGTGTGGTACACCCTTTGAAAACCAGACATCTGCGAAGCACTCGAAAGGCCATTCTGACCTGCCTTGTCATCTGGGCTGTTATTCTTGCATTCCAGATCCCTTATGCCTTGTGTAGCTTCACCCTGAAAGTTAATCAGCTCAATGTCACAACCTGTTTTGATGTGATTCCTAAATATGTTTTCGGAGGACTGAAAGGATATGTCTACTTTGTTACCATGTACATACTGTTCTATCTGTTGCCAATGGTTATTTTAGTGACATGTTATTACGCTGTGACTCGTGCCCTTAGACAGACGCTTGATGCAGGAGTACACCGCTCACACAAGCGGACACAGGTTCTGGTGATCGTTGCGGCCCTTTGCTTCATCGTCTGCTACCTGCCTAACATGATCGTCCAGCCTATCCACATGGTTTATCGCAAAAGACGCCAAGGCATATATGCTTACTACAAGTTCACGTTAAGTCTCACCAGTCTTAACTGTTGCTTTGACCCCTTTGTGTACTACTTTGCTTCCACGGAGCTCCGGCAAGCCCTGTGGAGGGTGCTTGGCCGGTGGAACTGCTGCCCAAATGTGGGAGAGGATTTTGTTGCCatgaatttgtctgaaatacctAGTACAACCAGAGGGAATCAGAATGACAGCAGAACCCTGATACAATCTCCAAGTCAATAA